A part of Vulcanisaeta moutnovskia 768-28 genomic DNA contains:
- a CDS encoding nucleoside-diphosphate kinase: MIERTLVIVKPDAVKKGLIGEIINRFERAGLRIIAMKMIRLSKEGAAKFYPSDENWLRSVGSKSLKSYSEIGKDPKVDLGTDDPVEIGKIIRGWLADYLSMGPIVVMALEGNRAVEVVRKIVGSTTPYSSPPGTIRGDYSVDSPDLANLEKRALFNLVHASDSPKEAEREIRFFFREDEFVDYS; the protein is encoded by the coding sequence ATGATTGAGAGAACACTGGTAATAGTAAAGCCGGATGCCGTTAAAAAGGGATTGATTGGAGAAATAATCAACAGGTTCGAGAGAGCTGGATTAAGGATTATTGCCATGAAAATGATAAGGCTAAGCAAGGAGGGGGCAGCCAAGTTCTACCCAAGTGACGAGAATTGGCTACGCTCAGTGGGTAGTAAGTCCCTGAAGTCCTACTCAGAGATTGGGAAGGATCCAAAGGTTGATTTGGGCACTGACGATCCAGTGGAGATTGGGAAGATAATTAGGGGTTGGCTCGCTGACTACCTATCAATGGGTCCAATAGTCGTAATGGCTCTCGAAGGCAATAGAGCCGTTGAAGTTGTTAGGAAGATCGTCGGCTCAACAACACCATACTCATCACCACCAGGCACAATTAGAGGAGACTACTCAGTGGATAGCCCAGACCTGGCGAACCTAGAGAAGAGGGCGTTATTCAACCTAGTGCATGCAAGTGATAGTCCTAAGGAAGCTGAAAGAGAAATTAGATTCTTCTTCCGTGAGGATGAATTCGTGGATTACTCTTAA
- a CDS encoding M20 family metallo-hydrolase — MVNDLNEVLKYADNQREFVITLYREFIPIKALAPENGGDGEWDRANYLLNVVRKYFDEVKVIEASDNRVSRGSRPNIVALIKGLDMSRTYWVIAHMDTVPEGDRSLWSYDPFKATVVSDTIYGRGVEDDGQGIVMGITVGKVLRELGIKPPINYGLILASDEEVNSKYGIRYVIDKEPNLITGRDLVVVPDAGNADGTMIEIAEKGILWVKVTVYGKQAHASLPELGLNAYRLGSELTLEIDRKLHETFNHEDALFIPPKSTFEPTKVEPNVGNVNTIPGRHVFYIDCRILPKYNIDDVLKIIKDTASNYCSSHGCRVDIEVISRDDPVQPTSADSEIVRRLSKAIRVVRGLEPRLMGIGGGTYARYLRARGIPVAVWMTSKETAHAPDEHVLLTDVINDIKTVVVSLLTEP, encoded by the coding sequence ATGGTAAATGATTTAAACGAGGTACTGAAATACGCTGACAATCAAAGAGAATTCGTAATCACACTATACAGGGAATTCATACCAATAAAGGCACTAGCTCCTGAGAATGGAGGTGATGGTGAGTGGGATAGGGCTAATTACCTATTGAATGTGGTTAGAAAATACTTTGATGAGGTTAAGGTTATAGAGGCTTCTGATAACAGGGTTAGTAGGGGTTCAAGGCCGAACATAGTAGCCCTGATAAAAGGGCTTGATATGTCAAGGACCTACTGGGTTATTGCACACATGGATACTGTGCCTGAGGGTGATAGGTCTTTGTGGAGTTATGATCCATTTAAGGCCACGGTGGTTAGTGATACTATTTATGGCAGGGGTGTTGAGGATGATGGACAGGGAATAGTCATGGGAATCACCGTTGGTAAGGTGCTTAGGGAGCTTGGTATTAAGCCACCAATTAACTATGGACTTATACTGGCAAGTGATGAGGAGGTTAATAGTAAGTACGGTATTCGGTATGTTATTGATAAGGAGCCGAATCTAATAACAGGTAGGGACTTAGTTGTTGTGCCTGATGCTGGTAATGCTGATGGCACAATGATAGAGATTGCCGAGAAGGGAATACTTTGGGTTAAAGTGACTGTTTACGGGAAGCAAGCACATGCCTCGCTCCCTGAGCTTGGCCTCAATGCCTATAGGCTTGGTAGTGAATTAACGCTCGAAATAGACAGGAAGTTGCACGAAACGTTTAACCATGAGGATGCCTTATTCATACCACCGAAGTCGACCTTTGAACCAACTAAGGTAGAACCTAATGTAGGGAATGTAAACACAATACCCGGTAGGCACGTATTCTATATTGACTGTAGGATATTGCCTAAGTACAACATCGATGATGTTCTTAAGATTATTAAGGATACGGCAAGTAATTACTGTAGTTCACATGGTTGTAGGGTCGATATTGAGGTTATTAGTAGGGATGATCCCGTGCAACCAACCAGTGCAGATAGTGAGATTGTTAGGAGACTATCTAAGGCAATAAGAGTTGTCAGAGGACTAGAGCCCAGGTTAATGGGTATTGGTGGTGGTACATACGCACGTTACTTAAGGGCCCGAGGTATACCCGTGGCCGTTTGGATGACCTCCAAGGAAACGGCTCACGCACCTGATGAGCATGTGCTCCTTACTGATGTTATAAATGACATAAAGACTGTAGTGGTGTCATTACTTACGGAACCATAG
- a CDS encoding THUMP domain-containing protein → MRALITLEPYARSINPYDLLARINCGQIVECGRNKCIIDLSDCDTNILTMLRDINYVGHISIIDQIISRDLDTLFVVAKETLLGLIGNGDGTFKVVVRRMDKKYPVTSIELAKKLGEYLAQFARVDLEDPDYIVYVEVRDDSFIVAHSTRDLFRKRREAIPSDWVNRVVGIVDGPKEVYEAMDLVQLSHALGIEIRLITNPLIVDRAFRALRLGSLPRVRIVNIDEALNGIDIPIVLSMHANYNERKLIEVSREAFSKGLRIGLILGNEYDDVSLNLRGRAMYEIRLGPMTGHPMRTTIALAYGISVIYTTWLMNQ, encoded by the coding sequence ATGAGGGCTTTAATAACACTTGAACCATATGCAAGGAGTATAAACCCATACGATTTACTAGCTAGGATTAACTGTGGTCAAATCGTTGAGTGTGGTCGTAATAAATGTATTATTGACCTGAGCGATTGCGATACAAATATTCTAACAATGCTTAGGGATATTAACTATGTTGGTCATATATCGATAATAGATCAAATAATTAGTAGGGACCTAGATACCCTATTCGTAGTGGCTAAAGAGACGTTGCTGGGCCTTATTGGTAATGGAGATGGTACATTTAAGGTCGTTGTTAGAAGGATGGATAAGAAGTACCCAGTGACTAGTATCGAGCTTGCAAAAAAGCTTGGTGAATACCTTGCTCAGTTCGCTAGGGTGGATTTGGAGGATCCTGATTACATAGTGTATGTTGAGGTTAGGGATGACTCCTTCATAGTTGCTCATTCAACAAGAGATTTATTCCGTAAGAGGAGGGAGGCAATACCGAGTGATTGGGTGAATCGTGTGGTTGGTATTGTTGATGGTCCTAAGGAGGTTTACGAAGCGATGGATCTAGTACAATTAAGTCATGCATTAGGTATTGAGATTAGGTTAATAACTAATCCATTAATTGTTGATAGGGCGTTTAGAGCTTTGAGACTTGGTTCCTTACCTAGGGTTAGGATTGTGAATATTGATGAGGCGTTGAATGGCATTGACATACCCATTGTGTTGTCAATGCATGCCAACTACAATGAGAGGAAGTTGATTGAGGTGAGTAGGGAGGCGTTTAGTAAGGGGTTGAGGATTGGCTTGATACTTGGTAATGAGTACGATGATGTTAGCCTGAACCTGAGGGGCAGGGCGATGTATGAAATTAGGCTTGGGCCCATGACTGGTCATCCTATGAGGACTACTATTGCGTTGGCTTACGGCATTAGTGTTATATACACAACGTGGTTAATGAATCAATGA
- a CDS encoding NAD(P)-binding domain-containing protein, translating to MVKVKALVMTYRDYDLNTLAKAYFTNDELVKLYKFYDSVIALETCNRIEFYLDGDEDEDILIKLINERAGIKPRILYDLDAVKHLLLVTAGLDSMFLGEREILSQVKRAYGVGKPSLRLRILFESAIRFGENFRRKYDLYDISFVKFLSDYIIRSISKDSNVLIIGGGEVARGIARELIKSGYSNITVINRTLDKLRYEFGNSIRLLGLESLMSELTSNKYDILITAVSVQSPLINLNATDYSLPNLVIDVSTPSAIKVQGNGHVRIIRLEDLREPYLKYVNGRSNIMEKLSEINNETERIMRLIMRSDADEVIRDVMRFVENIREEEVKETLNALRRSDNVEAIIDAMSRSLVKKIMHNYLENMRRYAEVGDETTVKKLRSYLMEVVKENDN from the coding sequence ATGGTTAAGGTTAAGGCATTGGTAATGACTTATCGGGATTACGACCTCAATACATTAGCTAAGGCCTATTTCACAAATGATGAATTAGTTAAGTTGTATAAATTCTATGACTCAGTAATAGCACTAGAGACTTGCAACAGGATTGAGTTTTACCTAGATGGGGATGAGGATGAGGATATACTAATTAAGTTAATTAATGAGAGGGCTGGGATTAAGCCTAGGATTCTCTATGATTTAGATGCCGTTAAGCATTTATTATTAGTAACGGCAGGCCTCGACTCGATGTTTTTAGGAGAAAGGGAGATACTGTCCCAGGTTAAGAGGGCTTATGGTGTAGGTAAACCGTCATTAAGGCTAAGGATATTGTTTGAATCAGCAATTAGGTTTGGGGAGAATTTTAGGCGTAAGTATGATCTTTACGATATATCATTCGTGAAGTTCCTGTCGGACTACATAATAAGGAGTATAAGTAAGGACAGTAATGTGCTTATCATTGGTGGTGGTGAGGTTGCCAGGGGTATTGCTAGGGAGCTTATTAAGAGCGGTTATAGTAACATAACAGTCATAAATAGGACTCTGGATAAACTTAGGTATGAATTTGGAAACTCAATAAGGCTATTGGGTCTTGAATCATTAATGAGTGAACTAACGTCTAATAAATACGACATACTAATTACTGCAGTGTCAGTACAATCACCACTAATTAACCTCAATGCAACTGACTATTCACTGCCAAACCTGGTAATTGATGTTTCAACTCCAAGTGCCATTAAGGTGCAGGGCAACGGTCATGTCAGGATTATTAGGCTTGAGGATTTGAGGGAACCCTATCTAAAGTATGTTAATGGTAGGAGCAATATAATGGAGAAACTGTCGGAGATCAATAATGAGACTGAGAGAATAATGAGATTAATTATGCGTAGTGATGCTGATGAGGTAATTAGGGATGTTATGAGGTTTGTTGAGAATATCAGGGAGGAGGAAGTTAAGGAGACGCTAAATGCATTAAGAAGGAGTGATAATGTTGAGGCCATTATTGATGCCATGAGTAGGTCCTTGGTTAAGAAGATCATGCATAACTATTTAGAAAATATGAGGAGGTACGCGGAAGTAGGTGATGAGACTACCGTTAAGAAATTAAGGAGTTATTTAATGGAAGTAGTAAAGGAAAATGACAATTAG
- the hemL gene encoding glutamate-1-semialdehyde 2,1-aminomutase, producing the protein MSESSRLYGEAQRVLVGGVNSPVRAAIKPYPFFVKEGKGPYLFTVDGYRLIDYVLGYGPLILGHSPEPVVKQVMEHLGKGWLYGAPTEVEVALAKKIVVHFPSIKKVRFVNSGGEAVSAAIRLARGYTKRRKILKFEGCYHGAIDYVLVKAGSAAAHFGTPSSAGVPEDVAKLTLVAKYNDLDSVEGIMRNEGNDVAAIIVEPVMANYGVIPPREGFLKGLREIADKYGALLILDEVVTGYRLGLGGAQRYYGVSADITTLGKIIGGGFPVGAVGARDEIMELLSPKGPVFNAGTFNGHPISMVAGLATIEVLETTNAYDIAINASRRLAEGLNDILSRLGIDHVINWVPTMLQVFFTRGEVIDHETASKSNAKQYLKLHEELLKRGIFIAPSQFEAVFTSSSHTTEIIEETLRHMEDAAKVLKQV; encoded by the coding sequence ATGAGTGAGTCCAGTAGGTTATATGGAGAGGCACAGAGGGTTCTTGTTGGTGGTGTTAATAGTCCTGTTAGGGCCGCGATTAAGCCATACCCGTTCTTTGTGAAGGAAGGTAAGGGTCCATATCTCTTTACTGTGGATGGTTATCGATTGATAGATTACGTGCTTGGTTACGGTCCATTAATTCTCGGTCACTCCCCAGAGCCTGTTGTTAAGCAAGTGATGGAGCACCTAGGCAAAGGCTGGCTTTATGGAGCACCAACGGAGGTTGAGGTAGCGCTAGCGAAGAAAATAGTGGTTCATTTTCCAAGTATAAAGAAGGTTAGGTTTGTTAATAGTGGTGGTGAGGCCGTCTCAGCAGCGATTAGGTTAGCACGTGGATATACTAAACGCAGAAAGATATTGAAGTTTGAGGGTTGTTATCATGGTGCCATTGATTACGTGCTAGTTAAGGCAGGTAGTGCGGCAGCGCATTTTGGAACTCCTTCATCGGCCGGAGTACCTGAGGATGTAGCTAAATTAACTCTTGTGGCTAAGTACAATGATTTAGATAGTGTGGAAGGAATAATGAGGAACGAGGGTAATGATGTTGCCGCAATAATTGTTGAACCTGTAATGGCTAATTATGGGGTAATACCACCCAGGGAGGGTTTCCTGAAGGGACTTAGGGAAATCGCGGATAAGTACGGAGCCTTATTAATACTTGATGAGGTGGTCACTGGCTATAGACTTGGCCTTGGTGGTGCTCAGAGATATTACGGCGTTAGTGCCGACATAACTACACTGGGCAAGATAATTGGCGGAGGATTCCCAGTGGGTGCTGTGGGCGCTCGTGATGAAATAATGGAATTATTATCACCAAAGGGCCCCGTTTTTAATGCCGGTACATTTAATGGACACCCAATATCAATGGTTGCTGGGTTAGCCACTATAGAGGTTCTTGAAACCACGAATGCCTATGATATTGCTATTAACGCATCACGTAGGTTAGCTGAAGGGCTTAATGACATACTTAGTAGACTAGGTATTGACCATGTGATTAATTGGGTACCAACCATGTTACAGGTATTCTTCACTAGGGGTGAAGTTATTGACCATGAAACAGCCAGTAAATCAAATGCAAAGCAGTACCTTAAGCTCCACGAGGAGTTATTGAAGCGTGGAATCTTCATAGCGCCCAGCCAGTTTGAGGCTGTTTTCACGAGTTCAAGCCATACCACTGAAATAATTGAGGAGACATTAAGGCACATGGAGGATGCTGCTAAGGTCCTTAAGCAGGTCTAA